The Zalophus californianus isolate mZalCal1 chromosome X, mZalCal1.pri.v2, whole genome shotgun sequence genome window below encodes:
- the LOC118356557 gene encoding LOW QUALITY PROTEIN: putative deoxyribonuclease TATDN2 (The sequence of the model RefSeq protein was modified relative to this genomic sequence to represent the inferred CDS: inserted 3 bases in 2 codons): MSEAEKVGTRSLSCRSGAKYRKSGAKYRKSGAKYRKSGAKYRKSGAKYRKSGAKYRKSGAKYRKSGAKYRKSGAKYRKSGAKYRKSSTQVGSPGKFRRLWEPTDXAPSNWPSHNSVLRSGEASVPHHLRTQKKDLWPSSCPPTHPQPPHSSGPGVGGASKDCVIRGSTQGSFRXGGIPSAPTRLRPVSPSLEEMASLEDACRFSSNSKQSSHNSPNSEFAAQAEGENDETEKTNKVKRKSAILHDQSSPSIYGKGIQGNLGKLMPEGDEAASAKPSTRECPNPGQRSARVVTFSGPQEKQPPAPEVRAEKEKIVVEVNSFGKRRVIIDLQETPCKSDQRVDIFEKGSPALEFLDKHDSCSEIQKPQEKEVMAECPFLGSHLSGVEEIPAVRFPQEKPVSLGFSRVSKPSPFTTDLVLDQPHLYGGPWQAYTSYWSSSPQPSYYPFVDGSSDSTSLAGRHSHSFFSDFPSSSPLGFQTWSRDWKPLEEGQSQNFHSYRFSGSLEAQEQTVQEETSYPFGGYASNFWPRGHWSQGLDQGFIDTHCHLDILYSKLSFKGTFSKFTEMYNRSFPKEFQGCISDFCDPRTLKDSFWEEMLKDDLVWGAFGCHPHFARYYNDTQERNLLHALRHPKAIAFGEMGLDYSYKCTTSVPQQHRVFERQLQLAVSLNKPLVIHCREADEDLLGIMKRRVPPDYKIHRHCFMGSYQVIEPLLKYFPNMSVGFTAVLTYSSAWETRDALRMIPLDRIVVETDAPYFLPHGVPKSVCQYAHPGLALHTVREIARIKGQPLSYILAILRENTSYLYNL, encoded by the exons ATGTCAGAag CTGAAAAAGTGGGGACGAGGTCGCTAAGCTGCCGGAGCGGCGCGAAGTACCGCAAGAGCGGCGCGAAGTACCGCAAGAGCGGCGCGAAGTACCGCAAGAGCGGCGCGAAGTACCGCAAGAGCGGCGCGAAGTACCGCAAGAGCGGCGCGAAGTACCGCAAGAGCGGCGCGAAGTACCGCAAGAGCGGCGCGAAGTACCGCAAGAGCGGCGCGAAGTACCGCAAGAGCGGCGCGAAGTACCGCAAGAGCAGCACTCAGGTAGGGTCCCCTGGTAAATTCAGACGCCTCTGGGAGCCCACAG GTGCCCCCTCCAACTGGCCATCTCATAACTCTGTATTACGTTCAGGAGAGGCCAGCGTCCCCCACCACCTGAGAACGCAGAAAAAGGACCTGTGGCCTTCAAGCTG tcctcccacccacccccaaccacccCATTCCTCAGGACCGGGTGTGGGTGGAGCCTCTAAAGACTGCGTAATTCGGGGAAGCACTCAGGGCTCCTTTCG CGGTGGAATCCCCTCCGCACCAACTCGTTTGCGCCCCGTTAGCCCCTCCCTAGAGGAAATGGCTTCTCTCGAGGATGCCTGCCGCTTTAGTAGCAATTCCAAACAGAGTTCCCATAACTCCCCAAACTCTGAATTTGCAGCCCAAGCTGAGGGCGAAAATGATGAGACCGAGAAAACAAACAAGGTCAAGAGAAAGAGTGCTATACTGCACGACCAAAGCTCTCCATCCATTTACGGGAAGGGTATCCAGGGCAACCTGGGAAAACTGATGCCAGAAGGAGACGAAGCCGCTAGTGCAAAACCCAGCACAAGAGAGTGTCCCAACCCTGGACAAAGATCCGCCAGGGTGGTCACCTTCTCTGGTCCTCAGGAAAAGCAACCGCCCGCCCCCGAGGTtagagcagagaaggaaaagatagtGGTAGAGGTCAACAGTTTTGGTAAGAGGAGAGTGATTATCGATCTGCAGGAGACACCCTGTAAGAGCGACCAAAGGGTGGACATTTTTGAAAAAGGCTCTCCAGCCCTAGAATTTCTAGACAAACATGACTCTTGTTCAGAAATCCAAAAGCCTCAAGAAAAGGAGGTCATGGCTGAGTGCCCCTTTTTGGGAAGTCACCTGTCTGGTGTGGAAGAGATACCTGCAGTCAGATTCCCTCAGGAGAAGCCAGTCTCCCTGGGTTTCTCAAGAGTTTCAAAGCCTTCACCCTTCACCACTGACCTTGTCCTGGACCAGCCTCATTTGTACGGGGGTCCCTGGCAGGCCTACACCAGTTACTGGAGCAGCAGTCCCCAGCCTTCCTACTATCCCTTTGTGGACGGCAGCAGCGACAGCACATCCCTGGCGGGGAGGCACAGCCATAGCTTCTTCAGTGActttccctccagctctccctTGGGCTTCCAAACCTGGTCCAGAGACTGGAAGCCATTAGAGGAAGGTCAGTCCCAGAATTTTCATTCCTATCGTTTCTCCGGAAGTTTAGAAGCACAGGAGCAAACCGTCCAAGAGGAGACATCATATCCTTTTGGAGGATATGCGTCTAATTTCTGGCCCCGGGGCCACTGGAGTCAAGGCCTAGATCAGGGTTTCATTGATACCCATTGCCACTTGGACATTCTCTACTCCAAGCTGTCTTTCAAAGGGACCTTTAGCAAGTTCACAGAAATGTATAACCGTTCCTTCCCTAAGGAATTTCAGGGCTGCATCTCTGATTTCTGTGATCCTCGCACGCTAAAGGATAGCTTCTGGGAGGAGATGCTGAAAGATGATCTGGTTTGGGGGGCCTTCGGCTGTCACCCCCATTTTGCACGTTACTACAATGACACTCAAGAAAGAAACCTTCTGCATGCCTTACGGCACCCCAAGGCCATAGCGTTTGGAGAAATGGGCTTAGATTACTCTTACAAGTGCACCACATCTGTCCCACAGCAGCACAGAGTATTCGAGAGACAGCTGCAGCTGGCCGTGTCTCTGAATAAGCCCTTGGTGATCCACTGCCGAGAAGCGGACGAAGATCTGCTGGGCATCATGAAAAGAAGGGTGCCCCCTGACTACAAGATCCACAGGCACTGCTTCATGGGCAGCTACCAAGTCATCGAGCCCCTCTTGAAGTATTTTCCCAACATGTCTGTGGGGTTCACAGCAGTCCTGACGTACTCTTCCGCCTGGGAGACCCGGGATGCTCTGAGAATGATCCCCCTGGACAGAATCGTCGTGGAAACCGATGCGCCCTACTTCCTGCCTCATGGGGTTCCCAAAAGCGTTTGCCAGTATGCCcacccaggcctggccctgcATACGGTTCGAGAGATTGCCAGAATCAAGGGTCAGCCACTCTCCTACATCTTGGCCATCTTGCGTGAGAACACGAGTTACCTCTACAACCTTTAA